Within the Nitrospirota bacterium genome, the region GGGGCCATCCAGGTGTTGCGAGAACGGTTCGGCGTGCCGGTCGGCCTTTCCGATCATTCGGTCGGTATCTACACCGCGCTCGGCGCAGTGGCGAAAGGCGCCTGCGTGCTGGAGAAGCATTTCACGACCAGCCGTCAGTTGCCGGGGCCTGATCAGGGCCTCTCCCTCGAACCGCATGAACTGAGAGAACTCGTGAAGGGGGCGGATGCCGTCTATCAGGCTCTCGGCTCAGAGAAAGCCATCTTGGGCAAGGAGCGTCCGGTGCTGGGATTCGCCCGTGCTTCTGTCGTCGTCATCAAACCGGTCGCCGTCGGGGAACGGTTCACGGGAGACAATCTCTGGGTCAAGCGTCCCGCAGACGGGGAGATCCCCGCGCGTGAGTATAAAAAACTGCTCGGTCGGGTTGCGAAGGTGTCGATGCAACCGGATCACCAGATCAAGTGGAACGAAGTCGGGTGATAGAGACTGATGATCTTCTGTGCTCGCGCAACGCGCGCCCTCGGAAGGGCCTCGTTGCACGCGCGCAGTCGAAGATCCATCAGTCCCCATCACTAAAAGGGTAGTAAGCGAGTTTGGAGGGAGCATCTGTATGCGTACCATCGCTATTGTCACCGAACGCCGTGCGGACTACAGCCGGTTCAAGCCGATTCTTGAGTTGATCCGAGAGGACCCGGATCTCGATTACAAACTGATCGTGACCGGCATCTCTTTGATGGCGGAGCATGGCCGCGACATTGACGTAATCAAGCGGGACGGCTTTACCATTGAAGCGACGATCCCGATGTTTCTGGACCAGGCGCCGGACACAGGGGCAGAGATGACCAGGGCTATCGGTCGGGTGCTTCCCGGGTTGGTCGATCTGTTCGAGCGGCTCCGCCCGGACATCATCCTGTCGGGATTTGATATCGGAGCCAATTTTGCGGCAACCGTGGCCGGCGCGCACATGAACATCCCGGTGGCCCATATTCAAGGCGGAGAAGTCACGGGCAGCATCGACGAGTCGCTTCGTCATGCCATGTCGAAATTCGCCCATCTGCATTTTCCCGCCACAGAGGACGCGGCTCAGCGTTTGATCCGTATGGGAGAACATCCGAAATCTGTCTTCGTCGTCGGTTGCCCTTCCTTGGATGTGGTCTTGCACACGCCCGTCGTCTCCAAGTCTGAGGTGCTAGCAGCTCATGGGCTCGATCCGGAACAGCCCTATGTCGTCATCCTGCAGCATCCGGTCACGACGGAAGTTATGCAGGCGGGAGAGCAGATCCAGGAGACCCTGGCTGCCGTGCAAGAGATGCGGATCCAAGGCGTGCTCATCTATCCGAATAACGATGCCGGCGCACAACAGATCATCCAGCACATCAAGCAGAGCCGCATCGCCGTCGTGCGCAGTCTGCCTCCTGAGGGGTTCGTGAATCTGGTCAGGTATGCGGCGGCGCTCGTCGGGAACTCCAGCAGCGGGATCCACGAAACCGCGAGCCTGGGTGTGCCGACCGTGAACATCGGCAGCAGGCAGCAGGGGCGTGAACGGCCCTGTAACGTCTTGGATGCGGGCAATGACCGCGAGGCCATTAAACAGGCGCTGGATGTGGCCCTCTACGACGACGCCTTCAAGGCCAAGGTTGCAGAACGGGTGAATCCCTATGGTGATGGCCATTCGGCAGAACGCATTGTTCGTATTTTAAAGACCGTATCGCTGGATAACCTCATTCAGAAAAGGTTTTACGATGGCGAACCAGACTATCGCAGTGATCGGGGGGACAGGATTTATCGGCAGGCATGTGCTTGAAGCCCTGACCGCGCAGCCGGTCAGAGCGCTCGTGCATCGCACCCAGCCCTCATGGCTGAAGGGTCTTGACCATGTCGAGTCGATACAAGGGGACATCTTCGATCCCGCAGCGCTCGATGGTCTCTTGCACGGCTGTGAGGTGATGATCAATCTGACCGGGCAAGTCGAAGGTCCGGTGGATCGGTATCTGGACGTCAACGTGAGAGGGACGCTCAATCTGGCACAGGCCTGTCTTCGGCAGGGTGTGCCGCGCGTGATCCATGCCTCCTCCGCGCTTGTGTATGGCGATGTCCTCAATGCCACGGAAGAGAGTCCCTGTCACCCCTTCTCCCCCTACGCCACCATGAAATGTGCGGCGGAAGACATCCTCTGCTCGCTGCTCAGTCCGACGACAGAGGTGATGTGTTTCAGACTGTCGAACGTGTATGGCCCGGCTCAGACCAAGGGATTGATTCCCTATCTCTTGAACTGTATCCGCAACCGGCAACGCATCTCCATCGATGCCGATGGGGCGCAAACCAGAGACTTTGTCTATGTGAAGGATGTGGCTGCGGCGTTTACGAAGGCCCTGACGGTGCCTCACTGGGTCGACCGCGTCAACATCGGATCAGGCGTGCCCACCAGCGTGATTACGCTCTTGCGCCATATTGAAGAAGTGCTGGAGCTTCCCGCCGTCGGACAATATTGCCCGGAACATACAGGCGGTGAGCGGCGCAATACGGTATCAATCGAGCGGGCGGTGGCTTTGTTGGCCTGGAAGGCCACGACCACGTTGGATGAAGGATTGCGCGCAATCCTTCGTGCGCAGACGCTCACCGTTCATCATGAGGTGGCGGCATGAGGCAGTTCATCGAAGGTAAGACCATTCTCGTGACCGGGGGGACCGGTTCCATCGGGTCTGAGATCGTGCGACAACTTCTTACCTACGATCCCAAGATGGTCCGGGTGTTGTCCCGCAGCGAGCACATGCAATATCAGTTGATCCAGGAACTGGGCCGTTTGCCGAACCTCGTCTGTTTCATCGGGGATGTGCGAGACCCCGAACGGTTGAACCGCGCGTCGGTCGAAGCGGACGTCATTTTTCACGTCGCCGCGATGAAACATGTGCCCCTCTGTGAGTTCAACGCCTTCGAGGCCATCGAGTCCAACGTCATCGGCGCGCAGAACGTCATTAACGCCGCCATCACGAATAAAGTGAAACAGGTCATTGCGATCAGCACGGACAAGGCCGTGAATCCGATGAACGTGATGGGCGCGACCAAATTGCTGGCGGAAAAACTATTCACGAGCGCGCACCACTATGCCGGTGTCAGCGGGACCAAATTCGCCTGTGTCCGGTTCGGCAACGTGTTGGGGTCCCGTGGCTCCGTCGTACCAGCCTGGATCGACCAGATCGTCAAAGGCCAGCCGGTGACGATTACCGATCCGGATATGACTCGCTTCTTCTTGTCGATTCCGCAAGCCGTGAGTCTGGTTTTCAAGGCGATGAACCGCATGGTCGGAGGGGAGATTTTCATCTTGAAGATGCCGGTGTTGCGTATGGGGGACCTGGCTGAGGCGGTCATTCAACATTTTTCGCCAGATCAGGGCTTCGATCCCGCGGCCGTCGAACGAAAGATCGTGGGGATCAGGCCTGGAGAAAAGATGTACGAACTCCTCATGACGGAAGATGAATCGTCGATCGCCTTGGAGGTGGACGAGATGTTCATCATCCCGCCGCACATCGAAATCCCCCATCGAGGCCTGAAGCGCCGCACCTATGAAGGCGCCCAACCGGCACCGACGGCCGGATACGACTCCCGGCGCGATCTCCCTTTGGGGCGGCGGTCGATTCTCCAAATGTTGCAAACAGTATTTCCCGAAAGAGTCAGGCGTCCGAGCCCCCATCGTGCCGCCCTCACGGCATAGTCTTATCGAAAGGATTCTCCCATGAGCTTCCTCGAACAGAACCTCGCCATCATGGACACTCGCGATCCTGAGTTGGCGGCGCTCATGCGCAGCGACCTCGATTGCAGCCATATCGAAGTTGTTCCGTCCCATCAGCCTGAGGTGATGACTGCGAGGGTCACGCGGCCATCCGGTGAACAGGTCCTGCTCCATAACATCGAAGACCCGATCGGCAGCGCCGTCCGCTCGGCTGAAAAGCAGGAAATGAAAGCTGCGAATGGGTCGATCCTGCTCGGGTTCGGGCTGGGATACTTGGCCATGGAGCTGGCGAAGAAGGTAGAAAAGAAACATCCGATCATCATCTGCGAAGCGGACCCGGCTATGCTGAAAATCGCGTTGACACAGACGGATCTCACCACGGTGTTGGAATCGGATTACATCCGAATTCTGGTCGACGCTGAGATCGATCTGCCAAGCTGGATTCATAGACTGTCGGTCAAGTTTATGACCGCCAAGGTCGACGTGATTTCCTATGGCCCTTCCATTCGACTCTATCCTGACATCTACGAGAGGCTGACGCAGATTGCGCACAAGGAATCGATGGCGATCGTGTTGAACCGGAACACGACCCTGAAGGCCGGAGCGCGCATGATGGAAAATGTCCTGTTGAATTTCCCTGATGTCTTGCGGTCGTCCGGCGTCAAGCAGCTGGAGAACTTATTCCAGGGGAGACCGGCGGTGCTGGTCGCGGCTGGTCCCTCGCTGGAAAAGAATATTCATCTGCTTCGAGAGTTGCAGGGGCGGGCGGTGATCATTGCGGTCGATACGGCGCTGCGGCTACTGCTGCCGTTGGGCATCAAGCCGGATATCGTGACCACGATCGATTTCAATCAGGTGAATTTTCAAAAGTTCGCCAACGTGCCGATCGATCAGGATATCTCGCTCGTCTATCACCCTGGAGGTTATTACGAAAGTATTCGTGCCTTTCAGGGGCCACGGTTCACCTCGTCATGGGTGCCGAACCGGATCCCTGCATGGCTCATGCAGTATCTGGAGGGTAAGGGGGCCCTCTCGTGCGGCACGACGGTGGCGCATATGTCGTTCTTCCTTGCGCGGCATATGGGATGCGACCCGATTGTGTTCATCGGGCAGGATCTGGCCTTTCCGAAGAATCAGGTGCACGCGAGCGACCTGTCCCTGTGGGATATCAATACCACTGAGATGGACACCATTGAGGACATCTTCGGTGAACCGGTCGGCAGCATGACCTCCTTCAAACATGCCATCTACTATTTTGAGAAGGCCTTCAAGGAGACTCAGGCGACCATTATCGACGCGACCGAAGCCGGAGCGAAAAAGCAGGGTGCCCGTCCCATGCGTTTACGCGAGGTCATTGACGAATACTGCAACCTCCCTCCGTTGAACATCAAGGGGATGTTGCGGGACGCAGCCAGGACGGTGGAGAGTGCGCGAACGGCGGAGTTGCTGAGGGAGACGGACTTCATTAGTTCGGAGCTTGGTTGCATCACGAAGGAATGCCGGGACGTCGTATCGGTGTCGAGGAAGTTAAAGGTCAAAATCGATAAAGGCGAGATGGAGGATGAACAGTTCTGCAGGCTCTCGGAGACGGCCGAACGGCTCACTCAACAGATGGACAGCCATGGACGGGCTCTCTATCTCATGGGGGAGCAGAACTATGCGCTGGAGCTGTACATGATGCAGCATGATGTGGAGACGATCGACGAGATTGAGGACACAGATCAGAAGATTACAAAACAGGTGGAGCGAGCCGCGGTGTACTACCCCAGTGTCGCCCGTGCCGCAGCGAATTTTAAAAAGCCGCTCGATCGGTTGATTGATCGTCTGAAGCGTGCCCATGAGTTGGCGCTGCAGCCGCTTGGTTCCGATGCGACAGCGGAAGATTGGTATCAGCGTGGACTTGCCTACGGCAAGATCGATTACGGGAGAGAGGCGCTTCAGTCCGTTCAGGAGGCCTTGGCGCGCAATTCCGATCATGTGCCGACCTTAAAGTTTGCCGCACGTCTGTTCCTGGACGGCAATCGGACGGGTGAGGCCCTCGCCATATTAGAGCGGTTGAGAGGGCTCGTGCGTACCGATCGTAAGCTGGATGGATTGGTGCGAGATGCACAGGCGAAGCACCAGGCTTGGGAGGCACGCACGGCTCGTTTGAAAGCAGAGTTCGAAGGGAAGGTCCGAACAGAATCCCTTGAAGAGGCCGGATGGTTCTATTACCGGACGAAAGATTATCGGCGGGCTGTTTCCCTGTTAGCGCAAGCGGTCTTGAAGCACCCGACTGCCGAAGGTTATGCGAAGCTGGGCCATGCCAGGTTGAAGCTGGAACCGCCGGATGGCGTGGTCGAAGCCTGGGAACAGGCCCTGGCGCTCGATCCGACCCGCGCAGACCTATATAAGGCGATGGGGGACTTGGCCTTAGAACAAGGGTCTGAGGATCAAGCCGAGGCCTTCTTTTCCGAGGCCTGCCGTTTGGAAGAAGATGACCTCGACGCCTATGAAAAACTGGCGCGCCTCTATCTGAAACGTGGAGCCTATCTGGAAGCGGGAAGCTGTTACGAGAAGATGCTTCGCTTGGTGCCCAATCGGACGGACCTCATGCTACAAATCGCGGCCCTCTATCAACGACAGGTTGCCATGGCGACCACCCAATAGTCGTGAAAGATGAAACGTCAAACGAAACAATAGGTCATCCATGCTCGTCGGCTGTCCCTTTTGTCATCATACCCAAGCGACGTGTTATCGCGAGAAGCAACCGTTGCGGGTCAGCAATGGTGAATCTCGCAATATTATGAGGTGCGACGACTGTGGGCTGCTCTATTCGGATCAGCGGTTGGGCGTCAACGAGTCGAACGAGTATATTGCGCAGCACGGCGTAGGGGCAGATGGTGTTGCTCGTTCGTTCGGCAATCCTCGCGTCGGATTTACAGAACAAAATCCTCTTGTCCGCTTACTGGAAGGTGTCGAGAGAAAAGGGCGGGCGCTCGATATCGGAACCTGGTGCGGCAGGCACACCTATCTCTACGAGGCGCTGGGGTTCGATTCGTATGGATTGGAGGCGCATCAGGAAGCCGCTGCATTTGCGCGCAGTAAGGGGTTACAGGTATCCCATGGGGCATTCCCGGACGACGTGCCACGAAAATTGCTGAGCGGTAAGTATAAACTGATCTCCATGTTAGACATGCTGTACTACTTGCACGATCTGCAAAAGAGCTTCTTGAAAGTGCGGAAAATGCTGAAAGACGACGGGGTATTCGTCATTACCTGTCATCAGGGGTATTCGTCCTATTACGATGAGAGTCAGGGCAATTCGTATTTTAGCCGCTACGGAGACTATGTACAGGGGATTCCCACGTTCAATGGATTGCAATATTGTCTGGAGAAATCCGGATTCAAGATTTTGAAAAGCGGTGGTATCGCGTTTGGTACAGTCGTTCCTGCTCAGGGGGCTGACCTCTTTTGCATTCTGTCTGGTAAGGCATCATGAAACCGCCTGGTTCACAGCCTTTGCCCCTTGCCGTTCTTGAGACATTCGTCGTCTATAAGGGGCGTCAGGATGAGGCCTTGTTTCCAGGTCTCACGAGGGCGGCGAACGGGGATCTCTTCGTCAGTTTCTGCACCCAGTTCGATTGCCAGCCTGGCGGAGAAGCGTTTCTGATTCGTTCCAGGGACGAGGGCCGGACCTGGGACCGCCCTGTCACTCTGGTGTGTTCAAAGAAGCCGGACGGTTGTATCAACCTGTCGGTGGGTCTGACCACTCTCAAGGATGGCACGGTCCTCTATCCCTGCTGCGATACCAGGATCACTCGTAAATGGGACCAGCATGAAGCCGATCTCTTGATATTGCGTTCCCACGACCATGGAACAACATGGTCAGATCCGGTCCCGATCCATACCGAAGTGATCGAGCCCTTTGCCTATGGGAAAATTATCGAGCTGAGCAATGGAGATCTCCTCTGTCCGGTCTGGGGGAAGCGGCAATCCAATGAGCCTTGGCGGACAGGCCTGGTCCGTTCCCGAGACGGCGGCCAGACATGGGGAGAGCACGTCACCATAGGATACGACCCCAATACGAAGGTCCCACAGCCTCAGGACGAGATCGTGCATTGTGCGGGTTTCAATGAGGCGTCGTTGGTGGAGCTTCCTGACGGGCATGTTATGGCCGTTCTGCGTCAGCAGGGAGTGGGACCGGATGTGCGACAACTGTTCCAGAGCCTGTCTTCTGATGGCGGCCATATCTGGTCCTCACCTCAGCCGATGCCTCTGTGGGGCACCTCTCCCTCGCTCCATCTGACGGAATCAGGACTGCTCCTACTTGGATATCGGAACCACATGGGAAATCCCCAACGGCTTGCGGCGCCAGGCGTCGGGATCAGTCTGAGCCAGGATTTCGGCGCGACATGGACTGCACATCGATTACTCGACGATCCCCAAGGCCATTCATATCAACATGAATTTGAAGCCGGTTATCCGGCATTTCTCGATCTGGAGGGAGGTCGAGTGCTCGTTGTATTCTACAGTTTTGATCCGGCCCTCACGTATCACCGCTATCTAGCCGCCAATCTCCTCGACCTCTCAGTCTGCTGAAAATAGGCGGGGTGGCTAGGACGATCCCTGTGCTCGCGCAACGCGCGGCCTCAGAAGACCCTCGTTGGACGCGCGCAATTGGGATCATCCTAGCCACCCCTGTGTGAGAATGTCGCCTGCGGCCTTGCTGGACGAACGTTTTGAGCATCCTGCCAGCTGTTTTTCCATTTCCTCGATACGAAAAACCACGAAACCAGAAACTCGAACCAGGCCTTCGAGCAAGGCGTCACCTTCGCGTCTCACGCCCCGATCGACGAATCTGCACCAACCGTCACGAACCGACACAACCGTGCACTAGGCCCAGACGCCTCTAAAGTTCGCCAGGCCATTGTCCGATACACAGTCCATGCAAACTCATGAACACAGGGAAAGGAGGCAACAGGCGAGCAGGTCCCGGTGCAATGAGATGACACCCATCAGGCCGACGACATGGATGTTGCGGCATTTTAATGTTCTTGTACGGTATCAGTCACGGAGGAATTTCCAATGGCGTTAACAGTCAATACCAACATCCCCAGCTTAACGGCGCAACGGAATTTGGGTAACAGCAACGACATGCTGGCCAAGTCGTTGGAGCGTTTGTCCTCAGGTCTTCGGGTCAACCGGTCTGCGGACGACGCAGCCGGACTGTCGATCGCGACTAAGTTGAACATGCAGTCACGGGGCCTTCGCGTGGCCGTGCGGAACGCCGGCGATGCCGGGTCTTTGGTCAATACGGCGGAAGGAGCCTTCAACGTCGCTACCAACATCATCGGCCGGTTGCGTGAACTAGCCGTGCAGGCGGCCAGCGATACGAACACCGCTCAAGATCGTGCGACGTTGGGTGGTGAATCCAAATTGCTGGTCGCGGAACTGAATCGTCTGGCCAGCACGACGGAATTCAACGGGTCTTCGTTGTTGGACGGTTCGTTCTCATCCGGGAAAATCCAGGTGGGCGCCAACGCCGACCAGACGATCTCCTTTTCGTTGGGCGATGTTCGCGCGGCCCAGCTCGGAAAGTTTGCGGCCTTCTCCGTGGATATCGATAATGGGATCGGCTCGGCCGGGGGGAGCCAACAGAGCGGGTATGGGAACATCACGGCCGGGGAATTCAATATCAACGGCCAGTTGGTTGGGGCGACTGCCGGCACGGACGACCAGGTCTCGGTGCTGGAGCTGTTTTACAACAGTACCGGTGGCACGTTGCGGTTAGGGGATGGGACGGTCGGAGCCTCCGGCGCAACTGCATCGATGGGTACCTCTGCGACGACCGGAAACATCGCAAACCAATTAGCCTCTGGCGTCGGAGCCTTATACATCAATGGCACGGCGATCACCAGCCTCGCAACTGTGGATGGTCTCTCTGCCGCTTCCGGAACCAGTTCGCCTTATTCGACGAATAGCCAGTTCGTCTCGGCCTTTGTGGCGAAGATCAACGCGGCGGGAATCACGAATGTGACCGCGCGGCAGAACGCCGACGGCTCCACCTATGCGTTAGTCGCAGCCAAGGGCACCGATATCAAATTGGCCTACAGCAATACCGCGAACGTCTCGATGGGGTCCCAATTCAGCAGCATCGGATTGGCAAGCCAAGTTGTCGGGTCCGGTAACGCGACGAGCGAGGTCAGCACCTACAACGGCCAGTCCGGCGCCATCTCAAAGGCCGCGGCCATCAACAACGTCAGAGGTAAGACTGGGGTGGCCGCGGTGGCCGTTCCGAACGTATTTTCCCAACTAACCGGTGTGGTGGCCGGTACGCTCTCGGCCAATGCACTCTTCATCAACGGCTTCGCGATCGATGCGACGACGAACATCCTCGCAGGCGATAGCACGGGCGTCTTACGTGCGGCGATCAATGCCAAGACGGCTTCCACGGGGGTCACCGCGAGTGTGAGTACCGGAGGGGCATTAATTTTGACGGCCGCGGACGGGCGGAATATTTCCGCCTTCGTCGGGACGTCTGAGGCGGCTACGGTCACCGCAGCCAGCCAGGGAGTCAACATGTACAGGGGCGCCGTCAGGATGACGTCGCAGTCGGACGTCAGTTTCACCGGGAGGACCACGGACATCGGGTCTGCCTCCACGGGCGTGCCCTATACGACGGACCTCGAAAATTCATTGGCCGTGATGGATATCGGCACCCAAGCCGGAGCCAATACGGCGATCATGTCTCTGGATGCGGCCCTTGCGCAGATCAGCAAGGTCCGGTCTGACGTTGGAGCTTTGCAGGCCCGGCTGGACCTGACCACGCAAGCCCTGAACGTTTCTGCGGAAAATCAAGAGGCGGCGGCGGCTCGAATCAAGGATGCGGACTTCGCCTACGAAACGGCGCAATTCACGCGAAACCAGATTCTGGTGCAGGCCGGCACGGCGATTCTGTCGCAGGCGAACAGCACCTCGCAGATCGCGTTACAGCTTCTGAAGTAGCAAGTCAGACAGGGAGGAGGCGCGGGCGAGTCAGCCCGCGCCTCCGCTCTTCTGCATCATGAGGTTCAACCATGGTTGACAAAATTGATAGTAATATCCCGGTCGCCATTCAGACTCGTCCGATCGAGCGCGCCAATGTTCCGGAGGCGAAGCCCTCGCCAACCGTAAAACATGCGCCGGTCGTTGCGGCGGCGACGTACGACTTCCAGTTCCGTGTGAATCCTGAGACAGATGAAATCACCGCCACGATCGTCGATCCGCAAACCAGAGTGGTCATCAGAGAAATTCCCGCCAAAGAAATGCAGGCTGCGTCCGACGTGATCCGGAGACTGATCGGCCCGAGGGTCGATAGGGTCGTGTAAGCAGGATGCTGGACAGGTTACCATTCTGGAACCGCTGATCGGTGAGCGATGAATGCTGAATGCCGGCCGTGGAGACCGGCATGTCGTCTGTCCAGCGCGCATCCGTCCACGTTCATCGTTGGCTAGGCGGCCTTGTCGGTGAGCGTTGTGAGCATCCTGCTGTGTAGGCAAAATTTTCCCCAGATGTTCGCCATCGACGCGCAGAAAACCTCGAGCTTCGGACCTCGAACCTTCGTCAATCTTGTTTGTACTGCTCGTCCAGCCCGTCTCGCATAGTGGCTAATCCCTTAAGTTTCTTCGCTTCCTGCCGATAAAGACTCAGGGAAGGGAGCAAACATGGGCATTACCTCGACAGGATTATCCTCCGGGATCAATTTCGACCAGCTCATCCAGCAAGTGCAGGACTCCCAGCGCCGTCCCGTCGTACTGCTACAGTCCAGGCAGGCGACCTACCAGAAAGAAATTACCGCGGTGCAGAGCGTCAGCATCAAACTCTCCACCCTGCTCGCCGTGGCCAGTTCCGTCAACAATCCGGCCAACTTTAATACCAATACCGTGTCTGTCGGGAAGACCACGACCGGCATCTCGCTCCTGTCTGCGACCGCCAACAGCACGGCAGCGAAGGGGACCTATGCTGTGTCGGTGAAACAGCTGGCTCAGGGCGCCAAGGTGGCGGCCGATGGATTCGTCGATCAGAACACGTCGGCTGTTGCGGGAGCAGATGGGACCTTCCGCTTTAAAGTCGGCAATTCCGGGACGGAATACACCGTCCCCGTGACGTCCAGCACGACGTTGCAGACGCTACGGGACGGGATCAACACCTTGGGCGGCAGTGTGATCGCCACGATCATCAACGACGGGACGGGATCCAATCCCTACCGGCTGGTACTCGCCGCCAATGAGGGCGGTGTCTCGAACAACATCACTATTACGAACAACGACACGTCGCTGGATTTTGCCAATAAGAAGGTTGAGGCAGCCTATGCCGTGACCGGAAATAGCTTCGCCGGTACGATTACCTCGAATGCCGGCAACAATTATACCGGCTCGACGAGTAAGACCTTCCTGATCCAGGCCGTGACAGACGGGGCGCCGGGCGCCGCAACCTATAAATACTCCATCGACGGCGGTCTCACCTACTTGGGCTATGGGGGCGTTGCGTACGATGGGGCAGCCGGGACCGGGACCTCCGGGGCCGGTATCGTGGCTGCCACAGCCGCGACCGCGATCGACGGTACCGGGACCACGAACGAGGGCGTTCAGATCGACTTCGGGGCGACCGGCACCCTGGCCTCGGGCGACCGGTTTTCCGTGGATGTATTCGCACCCATCCTTCAAGCCGGACAAGATGCTGTGGTGGTCGTGGACGGTACCACCTATACCAAATCGTCCAACAGGATCACGGACATCATTCAAGGCGTGACCTTGAATCTCTTGCAAGCGGATACGGCGAATGCCGTCACGGTTGCGATCTCGTCGAATGCCTCAGGCGTCGTGGATAAGATCAAGAACTTTGTGAATGCGTACAATGATTTCAATACCTTCCTCAATGGGCAGCTCAATTTCAGTTCAACCGGCAGCCAAGCGAGTCCCTTGCTCGGAGACACGGCCCTGCGCGGGATACAACGTCAGCTGAAAGACATCGTGAGTGGCCAGATTCCCGGCCTCACTACGGGCAAAGCCAACATGTCTCAGATCGGAATCACGTCCAACAGCAAGACCGGCGCATTGGCAGTCGACGAGGCGACGTTATCCTCTGCTGCCAGCTCGGATCCTGAGGGGGTGCGACGGATTTTTCTGGGAATCGGCACGCCCAGCAATAGTGCTATTTCCTTTGCCGGACTGACGGTCAAGACCGCTGCCG harbors:
- a CDS encoding flagellin; amino-acid sequence: MALTVNTNIPSLTAQRNLGNSNDMLAKSLERLSSGLRVNRSADDAAGLSIATKLNMQSRGLRVAVRNAGDAGSLVNTAEGAFNVATNIIGRLRELAVQAASDTNTAQDRATLGGESKLLVAELNRLASTTEFNGSSLLDGSFSSGKIQVGANADQTISFSLGDVRAAQLGKFAAFSVDIDNGIGSAGGSQQSGYGNITAGEFNINGQLVGATAGTDDQVSVLELFYNSTGGTLRLGDGTVGASGATASMGTSATTGNIANQLASGVGALYINGTAITSLATVDGLSAASGTSSPYSTNSQFVSAFVAKINAAGITNVTARQNADGSTYALVAAKGTDIKLAYSNTANVSMGSQFSSIGLASQVVGSGNATSEVSTYNGQSGAISKAAAINNVRGKTGVAAVAVPNVFSQLTGVVAGTLSANALFINGFAIDATTNILAGDSTGVLRAAINAKTASTGVTASVSTGGALILTAADGRNISAFVGTSEAATVTAASQGVNMYRGAVRMTSQSDVSFTGRTTDIGSASTGVPYTTDLENSLAVMDIGTQAGANTAIMSLDAALAQISKVRSDVGALQARLDLTTQALNVSAENQEAAAARIKDADFAYETAQFTRNQILVQAGTAILSQANSTSQIALQLLK
- a CDS encoding flagellar protein FlaG yields the protein MVDKIDSNIPVAIQTRPIERANVPEAKPSPTVKHAPVVAAATYDFQFRVNPETDEITATIVDPQTRVVIREIPAKEMQAASDVIRRLIGPRVDRVV
- the fliD gene encoding flagellar filament capping protein FliD, whose amino-acid sequence is MGITSTGLSSGINFDQLIQQVQDSQRRPVVLLQSRQATYQKEITAVQSVSIKLSTLLAVASSVNNPANFNTNTVSVGKTTTGISLLSATANSTAAKGTYAVSVKQLAQGAKVAADGFVDQNTSAVAGADGTFRFKVGNSGTEYTVPVTSSTTLQTLRDGINTLGGSVIATIINDGTGSNPYRLVLAANEGGVSNNITITNNDTSLDFANKKVEAAYAVTGNSFAGTITSNAGNNYTGSTSKTFLIQAVTDGAPGAATYKYSIDGGLTYLGYGGVAYDGAAGTGTSGAGIVAATAATAIDGTGTTNEGVQIDFGATGTLASGDRFSVDVFAPILQAGQDAVVVVDGTTYTKSSNRITDIIQGVTLNLLQADTANAVTVAISSNASGVVDKIKNFVNAYNDFNTFLNGQLNFSSTGSQASPLLGDTALRGIQRQLKDIVSGQIPGLTTGKANMSQIGITSNSKTGALAVDEATLSSAASSDPEGVRRIFLGIGTPSNSAISFAGLTVKTAAGRYGLNITAAPQKASLGGATDLNFQDLSATGLTLPEALSFTYSGDYTATIPSSSSFSVTLSAGQRINDIVSALNSAFATNGAGLSASNDSGRVKITSKDYGADVRFSMVSDQAGVMQTGIGSVGLTAQGTDIAGTINDRPATGKGNVLTSKSGFAEDGLAISSESTLTGLFGAIDVTRGVGDRLVSSLATYTDPSVGILAAKSNGLQGTVDRITKDIDKFNARIDQEGQRFREQLVRLESLLNKFRTTSNYLSSVVAKLPTFGSGK